CGATTTCACGCTTCATATCTTTTTGTTTCAGAGATTCGCGTTTATCGTATTTTTTCTTACCTTGGGCAATCCCAATTAACACTTTTGCAAAGCCATCTTTCAAATAAACTTTCAAGGGAATAATAGTGACACCCTGCGTTTTTAATTCATTGGCTAAATAGTTTATTTGTTTCTTGTGCAAGAGTAATTTGCGTGTACGCAAAGGATCGTGGTTAAAGATGTTCCCTTGTTCAAAGGGACTGATATGTACATTCTGAAGAATGGCTTCTCCCCCGTGAATGGAAACATAACCATCACGCAAGTTTAGTTTACCATTTCGGATGGATTTAATTTCGGTACCTTTTAACACAATACCCGCCTCAAATGTATCCAAAATCGTATATTCAAAATGCGCTTGACGATTCTGTGCTAAAACTTTCCCTGTCCCTTTTGGCATAAGCTTAACCTCAATTTCTATCTATCTTTCTTTTTGACCGCTTTCTTTTTACCTGGTCGGTTTGTGTTTTTCGGTCCTTGGCGTTTTGATTTCTTTCTAAAATCTTGGGGTTTATCCGACGATTTTTTGTTACGCTTTTTAGATTTTTTCTTCTGTTCACGATTCATTTCATTATCGTAAACTTTCAAATCTTCATCTTCGATCAGCGCAAAATCAATTTCACGTGTTTCCACGTCTGCCTTGGTTACTTCGATTTTTACTTTTTGACCGATTCTGTACACAATGCCGGTCCGCTCTCCTAATAATACCATATGACTCTCGATAAAGTTGAAATAATCCTGATCCATTTTCGAAATATGGACTAAACCTT
This genomic interval from Jeotgalibaca porci contains the following:
- the smpB gene encoding SsrA-binding protein SmpB, whose amino-acid sequence is MPKGTGKVLAQNRQAHFEYTILDTFEAGIVLKGTEIKSIRNGKLNLRDGYVSIHGGEAILQNVHISPFEQGNIFNHDPLRTRKLLLHKKQINYLANELKTQGVTIIPLKVYLKDGFAKVLIGIAQGKKKYDKRESLKQKDMKREIDRAMKNR